Part of the Ursus arctos isolate Adak ecotype North America unplaced genomic scaffold, UrsArc2.0 scaffold_4, whole genome shotgun sequence genome, CACATGCTGTCACGTGCGAGCGGGATTGGAGCGCAGGTCCGTCTGCTCCAGGGGCCAGGAGCTTTCCATTTCagctctcctctgtccccctggTTCAGGTAATGTGGTTCTCCCTCACTGTGCTCAACACCCAGGAGGGTTCCAGAATATTCTCAGGCTGAGGCTACTGCTTCCCTTGCACTAATTCCCCCACTGCTGGGACCACAGAGCTGCTGCTTAGGGGTGTCGTTCCTCAAAAAtgggctcctctcccttctcgtGACAAAAGGCCCATCACCCTACAACCGGAGAAGCCAacttgcccctctccctcatcACTGCCTCCACTCTCTAGCCTCCGTGCTCTAGGTTGTGGTATAAATGAGCAGGATGagaggttttctttccttctctcttggccCCATTTTCCCAAAGGGAGGTTGGTCGCTCCCCTAAGAGCCTTCTGGAGACTGGAAGGGTGGAATGCCCACAAGAAACCCAGAAGGTTTAAGTTCAAGTTCTAGGTCTGCGATCTGCCGTTCACTAGCTCTGTCAtgagcttgggcaagtcacttaacttgtGCATTGACAGAATGGAAGGAGTTCTTTCCTGCTGGTTTCCCTGTTGCATTGTAATATTGGCCAGTGTAGGACCTGCCTCATGAGGCTGTTGTGCAGACGCTCGAGAGAATGCAGTTGTCATGCTTAGCACTGTGCCTGATGCACAAGGCTTAGTGCACGCCGGCCGTTACTGTTGCCGGTCATGACTGGCTTGGAAACTGGGCGGGGTCTGCCTCGCGTTCAGCTGGTAGAATGTGCCGTGGTGTGTGGATTGGAGCTCACCACCGCTTCAACCACCCACTAAACTTTTTCCTAGAGTTTCAGTCTTCTGAGTTTGGAATTccttgttcaaagtcacacagtCATGACTTTTAAAAGGCCTTGATTAGGACACTTTTTGTAATACCTAACCTCCTTAGGCAGTAGTACACTGTGTTTCTGCTGCGAGGTGATTGTTACCATCTCGCTGGGCCGCACAATTTGAGGAATAATTTGTACAAGCATCAGTTGCCCCCATGACCAAAGCAAGGAGCATAATTATCTCAAGTGGGCACTGTGATTGAGCCTGTGAATCGAGGCTTGATTTCCAGGGGCTATAAATGAGCTGCCTGCCCCCTCTGGAGCCTTGTGTGCCAGCTCCATGCTGGGGCTGTAATCAACCTGAGCCTGTTTCCAAACACCCATTCTCCCAGTTCCAGTGGGTCCAAAGTCCCCACTCTGGTGAGTGTCAGGATGTCTGCAGAGGCTGTGGCTGAACTGGGAACTTCCCATTGGCCAAGACCGGATTCACCATTTTCAAGGAAATTTCCTTTACTGGTGTTTCTTCCTAGTTGTCATATAATAAGTATGGTTTGAAGGCATCCATCTGTCTCCACTCCCCCAACAGCAATGCCCTGCTCTCCTCGCCCCGTGTTTCACCCAGCACACACTAGCTCTGCTTGTGCCTGAAGGAGGATGAGAGAGGGGATCCAGGCCATTTTTCTCCCTCACGTGAATGACCATAAGCAACAGGAGACATCCGTCGTGTCTTGCCCTCACCATGGCCAATGTCTGCTCTATACATGGGCCCAGAGGCCAAACTTTGAGTACTTCTGAGAAGCTGACAATGACATTGGTAACATTGGAGGTCTTTCATGCTGAGGCAAGGGTACGAGTTCTGGCAGCCCTTTATACCATGTGGAAACAACGTTGGGAATCATATTCGCAGGCCTGCAAGTGTTATTCGATTGTTCCACAGCATGGAAGTCTTCACTTGAGGCTTAGCGGAGAGAACAGACTAAAGTAGACTGAGGCAACATGGCCTATAAAGTGTGAAACATGCCGAGTTTGAGCAAAGAGACACAATCTACACGGAATCAGCACTCTGAGCACACTGGGGAGACAGTAGAAGAGCTGGAATCAGTGTTCGCAGAGGATTTGCAACTTGATTTAAGCTTCCTTTTGACCCTCCTGCAGGCCAGCGTTTTGTCATAATTAGCCTGGCTACACAGTACTTGTTTGTATCTCCAGGAGACAGCAGGGTTTAAAGAAAAGAACTTGAGTTCAGAGACAGATGACCCAAGTCTGGAAAGATTCCcacaaataaggaaatggaaaaaagtgaaaagtcaGGCTTTTGATTCAGAGTTCGGTTCCAATCCTTGCTGTACACTATCTGTGAGACCTTTCCAGCTTTCCTGACTCTCTTTGCTTGTGCAAAATGGAACAGATTATCTACCTTGTAAAATCGTTATAAAAATCATCAAAAGATATGTAAAGCATAAAAAAGCTGGCTTCTCTTAGGGATTAAGTACATGGCAAGAATCGCTGTCTttaacatctataaaatggaggtgtTTAGTAATACCTACTTTGCAATGCGGTTGTGAAAAGCAGGGGGGAAATGCCTTTGGCCTATAGTGGATGTGTAATAAATGGTGCTGTTAGTAGTCCTGTCTTTGCTAGGTGTTAACACATCCGAATTTCAGCGGAGTCGTGTCTGGTACAGGTAAAACGGAGTAGTCCGTGCTATTTCACAGACACAAGGACAGCAGTGGCAACTGAAGATAATTATACAGGCCCTGCTTGTGGTTTGGAATTGTGATCACACACAACAAATTAGAAGCCAGGAATGGGGAACAATGTGCTAAAATGAAACACACTAGACTGAGGACCAGGGACTTGGGTTCTAGTCTCAGTGCTGCCTTTGGCTGACCTAGTGACCACAGGCAAATCACGAGGAATCTGACCCTCCGGTAtacacattgctggtgagaaAATCCAAGTGTGAGAAATGATCACTGTTACTGTTCCTTGCAGGTAAAGGCAGTCTTCCCACGTTCATCTTTGGGACTCAGCGAGGTCCTTGGCATATAGTGGACACTCAGGATTTGTTGGTTTAATGAATTATAGACTGCAAGAAGTCATGAATAATTCATTAGTAAACTTTTGTTTGCCCATAAGCATATAGCTTCAGTCGCAGTCTGGTTTGCTGGATCCCTGGGCCTGTGTCCCaaagtatttatttgtattcCACACCAACCttaacatactcagaaatgttATCTGAACACAgctgaaagcaggaaaaaactggCAGTAAAATGTAGAAAAGCAGCTCTTCCGTATTTGGCAGCTGCGGGGTGGGGGTAGTTTCACAGTCCCCTCTACACCCATCTCTGGTTTGGTTACCACTTTCCCTATTATTCTATAGCTTTTCCATAGGATGCATCCCCAGGGCGCAAGTGGCAGGTATCACGGAGGCTCGGGCTGCTCACGTGGATGGCCCTTCATGACTAGTTAAGAATGTGAGCGATGCCTTACAAGTCTCCTCCAAATGGGAGTGTCAGGTGGAAAGCAGCAGGTAGAAACAGGGATGAGGGCCCGAGGCTGCCTAGTGCCAGGGGAGAAATCTTGAAGCACAATTTCTCGATAGTAGGGGACATGACATGTACCCTCCACCCACAGGACATAGCGTTCCTGAGTTGTTACAGTATTTGGTCTCTGACAGCTTTGGTAGAAAGAGGTTGAGAGAAGGGACATGGAGGGGACCACAATGCTAACAGTCATCATCACTGTGCAGTGGAATGAGTTGTTCTGGAACAAGAGCCCTGGCAAGGGTAGGGTGTTTTCCAGCTCTGCCATGAATCAAGTCTTCTTCCTATgttattgaggggcacctgtgCCCAATACCATGTTATTCCCAATACCATTTCCCACCCcaactttcctttccctcccctctacATGCCCCCCCCCAAGTCTGACTAAAGGTAATTTCAGGCAAGCCTCACCCAATCAGTCCAGCTGGGTTAGTGGTTCCTCTGCAGCCTTCAACTTGCTGCTCTGTaatttctggtttattttcttcatctccaGTTCCAAGATGTAGGACCTTTATCTTGTTCAGCATTCTATCCCCCAATGCCCCAAACACCACACAAAAGAAGATGCTCAGcaaatgtttaatttattaaGAGTACCAGGGTATAATTctaatttattgtattttcatttttctctagaTACTATAATAGCTAACAAATAGAGGTACaggtcagtcttttttctttatacaaTATAGACAAAAAGCACTGGGAAGCTAGACACCAATCAGCTATTTTTTTCATGGTACCAGATGATCACACTGCTGAGGTCCTTGAATCcattaacatacagcattatagTGCTGCGTCATTTGTTCAAGATCACAGAACAAAATGTCAAGTTTTCGATCCATTTTACAAAACCAGCCAAACTCTACAACAAAACCCTACAGGAAAAAGTAGACCAATCTCATTTATAAACATCAATTTAACAGTATGTAAAATGTAACAAAACATAGCAAGATACAAAACCTAAATCCTAGTTACACAAATACAACTTCTAATTAACAACCTACCCCCAACGACACTACTTATGACTCAGACAGTAGCTTTTTCGTAAGCAGGAGGACCCCGCTGGCCACTCTTCCACCAGCCCTCACCAGGGGCCGATACCAGCCCTCTCACTGGcactggccctggccctggccctagCTCTCATACTGGCCTCAGCCCTGGCCTTGGCTCTGGCTCTGTCGGCCTCATCTGCCAGGGCCTCACGGTACTGCACTGGCCAATGCTGGGGTTCTTTCTTATGGAGTTTGGCCACGAACCCCAGGACTTTCATCTTGCTGATTTCCAGGTTGCTCCGGGGACCCCAAGAGAATTCACATTCCGGCGGATTGGTGTGAGGCACCTGCCTGTAATTGAGGTATCGCTGCTGCACAAAATCTTCCATAACAAGCCTCTTCGGGTACCCGAAGAGGAAATGATACTTTGAGGGGCGCACCCCCAACCGACGTAGCATCTCCCAGACCTGTGTCTCCCTGGCACTATTACCTTTCATGTAGATAAGGCCCAAGATCATTATTAACAGACCCAATCTGGGGCCATCTCCTCCCagatcctcctcctcctcctcctcttcctcctcaagaGGTTTTAGTTTGTTGATCAGGATGTAAGTGTGGTGCTTGCGGCCAAACTGTTTCAGCTCGAAACCAAAAACATACCGCAGATGCTCTGCGGCCCTTGCGATGATCTCAGGAAACAGATCCTTCAAGTCTCCGATTACGTATTTCACCATCTCGGAGCGAGTGATGGGACTCTTCTTCTTGTCCTTCACCAGCAGGAACTGCACCAGCTCGGCCACCGTCCGATCCAGACGGCGGTAGGCCCTGCGCCGGGCCAAGGCTTTGGCTGCCAAGGTCCTCACGCCTTTTGGGGTGAGGGCGGACTctgcagccccctcctccctccgggCGCCAAGATCCTCCTTGGGGGTCTCCTGCAGGAGTGGGCTCGGGACCTCTTTCTGAGAGGCGGTCAGGGCCTGGGTCTCACCGTCACGGCCGCCATCCTTCTCCCCCTCGGCCTGAAGGATGGGGAGAGCCTCGCTCTCGGGTTTCTGCAACATGTTTCGGGCAGGCAGGTGCAGAGCGCGTACACGGGCCAAGCGGTATGCAAGCCGCTGCGCAAACCCCGGCGGAGGGGCGGGACAGAGCCTGGGGCCGCGGGAGGAGGACTAGGAGAGAGGTCAGAGGGGGCTTTCTCGGGATGCTGGGCTGCACTGCAGAGGACTCGGGACCGTTGCCGCAATGCCGCCGGCGCCGAAGACCTGCGCAGCGTCCCGGCACAGCCTCTGTACGCCCGCGCGCCGGTTCGCCGGGCCACTTCCGGCCAGCTCAGCCAAGATGGTGGCCCCGGGCCCACGCGAAGCTCCGCCCCTTCCGGCTCCCTCAGGGTTTGCGTTTGCAGGCAGGGGCGGTGGGAGGTGTGCCCTCAGCGCTGCCTTAGGCTACAGAGCTGGAGGAAGGTAAATAACCAGGGCTTTCTCATCCGAGGCATGCAGAATGGAAAGTGTTTCCATGGACAAGGTTGAAATAGGGATGGCGTTCTAGCCACGTTTTTTCAGCAAGTGCTTATTTTAAGTGTGTGTATCTAGGATTTTGAGTGATTTTACTGGCTCAAATACAGAGTGCAGGGAGGTAAAGGCTGGGAGATAGGGCTGTGAGGGCCAATCAGTGAAGAACTTTGCACAGGATACTAGGGAGATGGAAATTTAGTCTAAACACGATGGGAAACTACTACTGGGAGTTTAAGCAAGGGAGTGTCCGGACCAGATCTCTATCTTTACAGTCTCTTTGGTGGCAGTGTGGAGGATGGATTGGAAGTAGGGACGACCAAAAGTTGGGAATCCAGTTTGGAATCTTATTATAGTGCAGAATAGGAACTGAAACTTGGCATGTCTTGTTCATTGGTGTATCTGCAgcgcctagaacagtgcctggcacctacaGGCTCTCCATAAATACTGTAAAATGGAGGATGAGGGGGAGATGATAGCAGATTCTACAGGGGTGAAAGGAGAATATAGCTGTCAGAAATAGTGACTGATTGGAGAAAAGGGGAGATTCTTTGACCTAATCAAACTTAACTACTCCCattactttttccctttttgcaTACCCCcagttctttcttctctctccttctcactttccctccttccctccttttttcttccttgcttcctccctctccccccccccccccatttcaggGCTCAGCTTAAATTCACCATTCCAAAGCCTTCCTTAATCTCCATGCATGGAAGTTATTTACTGCCATCTCTGAATCACTGTagcaatttacatttatttaacatcCACTTATATAGACCTTATTATGTACTAGGCTCTGTTCTAACCACTTTTCAAATATTAGTTTAATTCTCATTAAGGTACTGTTaatcatcatcctcattttatagatctTTCCTATGACATTTGCTATTTGCTAGCtatgtaatcttgggcaagttacctaaacTCCCTGCGCCTCAGTTACCTTATcagtaaaatgtatataatagCAGTAATATTATGGAGATTATGTGAAGTAATGCATGTAAAGTATTTAacacagtgctcagcacatattgagtcttcaataaatgttagctattaattattgcatatttttaatgTGCTGATACTGTGCTAAgttatttacatgtattaactcatctaGTCATAACAGCCCTGCCAGATAAgtagtattattatccccattttataagtgaAGTAACACagaaagaggttaagtaacttcctcAACATCACATGACTGAAATTTGAACCATATAATATGACTCAAAAgaccatgctcttaaccactatattaatagatgttaattattattattgaccaTACTCTgctttgtattataattatttttgtgctTATTATCCTCCAAAATCAAACATCCTAAAAGCTAAGGCTATGTCTTTAACTCTTGAAGAACCCCTCAGAGTCAGCACTCAGTATATAATTGTCACTGAATAAATGACGAAAGACTTTTTTTTGAcaggaaataacatttattttaagtaaatatctgACAGTCAGATTTTTCTAGATGTAATCATGAGCTCTTCACTTCAAAAACTTCTGAAAATGTATACCCACTTATAGTTTCTGACTTAGAAAAACACACGTTCAGTTTTTCTAAGCGTGTGAATGAAGCAGAAGGATGTTTATTACACTCTAGCTTGAGGCTGTTACTAGTTTCCATTGTGTGAAACATTCTGTGTACAATATAATTTCATCCTCACAAATCCCTATTAAGAAAGtgttattaccctcattttacaaatgggaaaatagTCACAGAAATCACCTGTCTCAAACCAATCATCTGTTAAGAGCTGGACCGGAGACGAGAACCTAGGTCTCTCTATTTTGAAGACTGTGCTCATGAGTGTCTTCACGCACTCATGCGGGACTGCCTGGTTATCTGTTTCTCCTGAAGGTGGAGAGAACCACTCCTACGTAGAAGGGCAGCGCTAGAGATGAAAGAGCCCATTTCCGTATTTCTCTCAATTCAAGCATTGCCAAAAAGATATGTGGGAGACAGACGCATGGAAAGGCATATACAGGAGGTACACTGAGTGGAAAGAATTTCAGGGGACAAATTTGCAGTAATAcgactggattttaaaaaatgaatgaataatgtaaTACTATGCATCCAAAAAAAGGAACTACTGATACAACATGAATGAGTCTGGCAGAccttatgttgagtgaaagaagaaagataCAAAAGATGGCATACAATAGGATTCCATTTAATTGGATGTtcgaggggcgcctaggtggctcagtccttaagcatctgccttcggctcggggcgtgatcccagagtcctgggatcgagtcctacatcaggctcctccgctggaagcctgcttcttcttctcccactccccctgcttgtgttccctctctcgctggctgtctctctgttaaataaataaataaaaatcttaaaaaaaaaaaaagatatttaattgGATGTTCAAGACAGGttaaactaggggcgcctgggtggcacagcggttaagcgtctgcctttggctcagggcgcgatcccggcgatctgggatcgagccccacgtcaggctcttctgctatgagcctgcttcttcctctcccactccccctgcttgtgttccctctctcgctggctgtctctctctctgtcaaataaataaataaaatcttaaaaaaaaaaaaataaataaataaataaaatctttaaaaaaaaaaagacaggttaAACTAATCTATGGTGGTAGAAATTAGAACAGTGGAGGACTAGAGTGGGGTTGACTGGAAAGGGGTATGCAGGAACTTTctgggagtgatggaaatgttctgtgtcttgatttgGGTGTAGATATTAGTCAAAACTTGTACCCATAATATCTATGCATCTCACAATATATAAATTACacctcaaaattataaaaaaaaagatttttaaaatactaaatgaatAAGCCTTTGGGTATAAGAGGGGGCAGCATAAAAGGTGAATGACTTTGTTTTTACCATTTGCCAATCCCTGGATGCTACAGTGTTCTACTGGAAGGGACCTAGACAGTCATTTGTCCAGTTTTGATTGTGTCTACCTTATCCAGGACAGGCAGACTTTGTAAACAATCCTTCTGTAAGCTTATTAAAAGGGTGGAAACGCGTACCTCTTTGTTTGGGGTAGGGGAGCAGCAAAACAAATTTTTTGATAACTATTGCCTTGAAACCTTCCTGAGGGAAGCCTACAGTAGTCTTTGAAAGCCCACAGTGCTTAGCACTGTTTAGTATGCAGAAAGGGGTAAGGGAGTTACACTGGGAAAGCAGAATTGCAGGATGAATGATCCTGGAAATGTCCAGCACTCTGTGGGTGTAGGAAAGGTGTGTCCCAGAACAAAGCGCTGAACTAGGTCAGAAGTCCTGAGCTCTGGTGTCCCTCCTCAGTCACTCGTTCTGTGACCTTGCATGGGACACTTAACCTCTTTGGGctactgtttcctcatctttaggCCTGACAACCCTTGTTTTGCCTGTCCCCACAGAATTATTTTGAGGTTAAGTAAGATTGTAAATGTAAACATACTTTTAAAGTGCTCTAtcattaagaaatattaaatgttacagactttttttttttttaaaggataagtGGTTGAAAAATCTCAGTAATGAGTGTGACTCGTCTCTCATGCAGACATTTTGGAACGAGTTTACACATTCCTGGTTGAAAAAACCGTCTGGccaaaaaagattaaataaagaaatgtCAAGTCCTGACGCTCCTTCTAAGGCCAGTGAACGCTTTGGTGGGGAGCCAGGGTTATCTTGTTGGATTCCTTCTAAACTTGGCAATAGAGTCCTCCAAACTCTTGAGTGCCTTCTTCACAGAGATGCTGAGTCACGTGTCACCCCTGATTTGAGTGAGCCCCAGTCTGCACAGGTGTTTGTGTCTTCACTATTTCTCCTGACAGTTTTGACAGCCGTGCAAGCTGATCCGGCTCAAAGAACGGATCAGAGGAAGAGCTTTGTCCCGTATTCCTGGGCCAGGGGGGAAAAAGGAGCTCAGTTTTGTCACAGTGGAATGGGCAGAGCGTGAAGCCCCGGGTCCTGCAGGAGCGGCTGGGACTGAGGCAGGATGGCTGGGCGGATGATTCGATCTGACTTGGGTAATGCAAATTGTTTGTTACTGCTTGAAGAGCGATTGTATAAGGAACAGAGCTTCTGTGTGGGGCTGCCTGGGACCCACCAGTATCTGTAACATAACACCCCCGGCAGAGGAGGCGCAGAGCCTGGCccgcgggggaggggagagctggggggGTGGAGCACGGGGCCCCCTACTCCCTCCTCCACTGTCCCACCCCCTCTCTAAACCTCGAAGGAGAGTTGGCGAGAAGGCATTTGCCACCTGGACACAATGAGACCCAGTGCGAGGGGCAGGCGTGAGGCTggctgggagccagggccccGGTCTGAATGGCCGTCGCCAAGGGGCTGCCAACAGCCCATCTCTATCCCTGAGGGGCCAGGCCAGGACCCAGGCGGGGGCCCTCAACCCCCACCCCCGAGGCCCGACTCACGCCATTCGCTGGCCGTGATCAGAATGCCCGGGACCCACGGGCTTTGAGCAGCTGAACGGAGCCGAGGCCCCTCGGCTGGCCGCCGCTTCATTTGGAAGAGAGCAGGCTCTCCGGAGTCCCTTTGTCGGCTGCTTGTTATTCCGCACGCACGGAGCGCTGCGCATTCATCTTTATTAGTCCTAATTGCTTCCCTATTCTAATGGGATCTTGATATTCCCATACAATTGAAAGGAAatgtattcattaaaataattcttctcctAACTGCCGCTTCAAGCTGCTCCTGTAAGTGACATTGTCTCTCTAGCCATAGCCTGCTGAGGCCTCTTATTAAGACTCCAGTCAAAAGCCAACTTGGGGCAGCAAACTTTCCTTGCAGGAGTTTCCAGACACTGAAGAGAGGGCGCTTTTTAATCGGCTCACACACCGAAGTTGGAGGCCAGCTGGTATAATTGGGGGTGCTGCTCCGGGCGGGTGGGGGAGAAGGGCTCgcctccagctctgcctcccatAACAATGACCCCTTTCTGCACACCAACGGGCTAATTTCGAgagggcttccccccccccatctgtgTGAAACTTCTTGTTTATGCCACAAGCAGTTACTAGGTGTGTTCTAAGTGCGAGGCGCTGAGTAAGGTGCCGAGAGAAGTGTGAAGACCGAGCCGTAGTCTCAGGTGTTTATGGTCTCTGTGGGTGGCTCCCGAGTCCGGGTCCCTAAAGTTAGgcaggagaggaaaggctgggacCGCTCTCCGTATTCAAAAAAGCTTAATAGG contains:
- the MAGEF1 gene encoding melanoma-associated antigen F1, translating into MLQKPESEALPILQAEGEKDGGRDGETQALTASQKEVPSPLLQETPKEDLGARREEGAAESALTPKGVRTLAAKALARRRAYRRLDRTVAELVQFLLVKDKKKSPITRSEMVKYVIGDLKDLFPEIIARAAEHLRYVFGFELKQFGRKHHTYILINKLKPLEEEEEEEEEDLGGDGPRLGLLIMILGLIYMKGNSARETQVWEMLRRLGVRPSKYHFLFGYPKRLVMEDFVQQRYLNYRQVPHTNPPECEFSWGPRSNLEISKMKVLGFVAKLHKKEPQHWPVQYREALADEADRARAKARAEASMRARARARASASERAGIGPW